The Bombus fervidus isolate BK054 chromosome 8, iyBomFerv1, whole genome shotgun sequence genome window below encodes:
- the Mask gene encoding multiple ankyrin repeats single KH domain isoform X4 produces the protein MSHWFPLVAQEDMTSTRDVECFAIDQVELDEGHHLESSKLLLTSEDPERSVDPETQARLESLLEVAGIGKLSSGDGKHLPDHEVLRRITSSVSCALDEAAAALTRMRSDNPRTQNEKRSLVEACTDGDVGTVRKLLTEGRSVHETTEEGESLLSLACSAGYYELAQVLLAMSANVEDRGIKGDCTPLMEAASAGHVDVVSLLIAHGADVNAQSTSGNTPLMYGCAGGHEEVVRVLLEAGANVEDHNENGHTPLMEAASAGHVPVAKILLEHGAGINTHSNEFKESALTLACYKGHLEMVRFLLEAGADQEHKTDEMHTALMEASMDGHVEVARLLLDSGAQVNMPTDSFESPLTLAACGGHVDLAMLLIERGANIEEVNDEGYTPLMEAAREGHEEMVALLLSQGANINAQTEETQETALTLACCGGFLEVADFLIKAGADIELGASTPLMEAAQEGHLELVRYLLESAADVHAQTQTGDTALTYACENGHTDVADLLLQFGADLEHESEGGRTPLMKACRAGHLCTVQFLITKRADVNRQTTNNDHTPLSLACAGGHLAVVELLLAQSANPFHKLKDNSTMLIEAAKGGHTSVVQLLLDYPHSIMMSTPHNATPTPMLLPQQQQQQQQQQQQQQQSHQQQQQHITHQQHVPHQQHASTQPQSHQQQQQHAADQPQSQNLQPKHNTQKSLLRKNRSVTMMPDTSLTSAEAQQVRSQPAGESIVTTKDDTNILDKGSGGFTNLSEPNISLSPAPAPTPGLNVTDSRKNTRQEQILHKQQIFEELQRVERELQIKGPGHWFCSAKNSVVTQQQQQQQQQQEDSSDPDTLSSGLVCSTSGMSGNSLSHQGTSQAMSLYNAFLRGKRIAQEAQLSLAPTISETFPTTNAFPTSPPLSLATIPVTSSVPLATSNTSSTTTPSPPSISTPPTVMAVSQPITASSDVSQNTAISDRPKAKPVSKKEGKNIRKASSSVMAGKLQQQQQQQQQANLMAGLQQQYQQKQRQHTYQVQQVHQLQQLNQQLQLQLDQVQVQQQQQPQQQAQQQQQQQQQHQQQQSQSQQQTGVVTANGNNILMPTQLMSHLHPTHTHHLHDQQTTQQNLTEQADPDLARLHRDGACPFVAAAQKAKALCTSESVIKLEDGTHIPLDDAFEIFRSISFDDTVDVATEDQEKLELKRLEVTNGKDSQQQQQQQQQQQQQQQHLQTTQIVQQTTSPYTSQEYFTNPVLPTLPSLQVTSAGVQIQADISAGLQLTGPQSLQNQAFKDGYLEGFRTHFQPQLLLQSSQITFPTQALPTVSEATGIIDSISHQTNGYAQSTTCSTNQVQVATQTQAPATTTAATIVASDKKQVYTAPTTGKGKKGRYPLLSQQPSCQQQQQQTANTQQQTPNFPSQNYQLDPTTVAGQYTTGVPTVGGYTTSQVPPASFSCMDVDSETDSNHDTALTLACAGGHEELVELLLSRGADIEHRDKKGFTPLILAATAGHQKVVEILLNHGADIEAQSERTKDTPLSLACSGGRYEVVELLLNRGANKEHRNVSDYTPLSLAASGGYVNIIKLLLSHGAEINSRTGSKLGISPLMLAAMNGHVAAVKLLLDMGSDINAQIETNRNTALTLACFQGRHEVVSLLLDRKANVEHRAKTGLTPLMEAASGGYVEVGRVLLTKGADVNATPVPSSRDTALTIAADKGHCRFVELLLSRGTQVEVKNKKGNSPLWLAANGGHLNVVDLLYHAGADIDSQDNRKVSCLMAAFRKGHIKVVKWMVNHVTQFPSDQEMTRYIATVSDKELLEKCQECVKVIRAAKETQAAKANKNATILLEELDMEKTREESKKAAAARRRERKKKKKLEKKEEKRKLHEEYKKNETNYEDKEENGKKSGDEECDRADDSEHETGDSCERMDSMPSPVNRSPEDPYREEGDSGIDANSQGSCSSNDVKAREKKKEKKKKKANSPNNNEKDTSPQRSPKSVVTQGTTLSQNSITPTKSQNNTTEKRIMTNVSNTVSVSATSATMSSRSSTVNCGERKLKGQLVFESSRHPADREDFEATGNETYMPGKGKKTYNNQYDGDALNNSTKSNNTTSPKQAGKREEGWKEVVRKGQSDDSGRFMNSPFRSKKVSVPPNAISRVIGRGGSNINAIRGATGAHIEVEKQSKCQGERIITIKGSSDATKQAHTLIAALIKDPDVDILQMLPKSKLTVVTTSSWDKTVSTVASSKAKLGPVNKPPSLTSSSSSTQINKSSYTSGVSTVNQLIPLRSSSTIKLAGPFPTPLPRATAPRLVAAAEKRAQAVAAQMASSSNTKTTMSYTSAIMTAGRATKIVTTSTTQTFAAKLSEITASTHTSTTVMQSTHTTVNKQKSLQANSVTVVSATAAAMAQSSSQQSAVNTSPKHCRPLPTLSAPPTMVSHYSGKSTYSPGSNVAVSPATSTVVAYCSESTVTSTCSNSSIRVSPSPPISSQCQQQLQQQQQQARSPPPIASTIQEQQQQQQQQQQQTNNTPLEYSLFNDTFTKVTQQSMWGNRENESQKGMNFATVAGGGGVSVNISGSSSSKFIDSIPPQVDASKAPGYRGTAMCSPVSSKSNNTTNTNATSIGSGGVSSNTGHNPIQPPQFQSSGNYNEHPLSSKPPGSLAVARPVIPQQNIEMGAAMGAQFSRPVFQGELTGTRNTTTHQPHVIASTSQPTLDVGLFKGNNIGYEHPTVNSSLLKMVPNEGQGHPLLPFHPHMQNFAQTIAPSASVNTTVSMSRLNPRAPDFSSSLHLNSKPQVTMFNAGSAAAGMHPNMFATVPPPPPSAIQSNNLAMLGNFPLGKYQAPSRATPGNTGISTNGQTRWPFAPPHNNYPPHQDPMIGQIGFSNHLANLTAQPGSIDLITSLENGGSPAISPSSPAQVAQEMNQLKIEDRKVPRPIGTERAWKNYATAGMGPGGDADSINWMLNNEKLVGSWASLAPGIDRHQMFRSNATYNRISNVDAELHHMMESSFQGHVDTQQQPFPNGSATTLSLMPGLTLLPGQFGTPTLTEIPPNEANKMDPPAWGIPDTVQDKQHPAWNKWTH, from the exons ATGTCTCATTGGTTTCCACTCGTCGCGCAAGAGGATATGACCTCTACGCGAGAT GTGGAGTGTTTTGCAATTGATCAGGTTGAATTAGACGAAGGTCATCATTTAGAATCGTCCAAGCTTCTGTTAACTTCTGAAGATCCAGAGAGATCTGTGGATCCTGAAACTCAGGCTCGATTAGAATCGTTGCTGGAAGTAGCTGGTATTGGCAAGTTGTCATCAGGCGATGGGAAGCACTTGCCTGATCACGAAGTGCTCCGTCGCATAACATCTAGTGTTTCTTGTGCATTAGATGAAGCAGCAGCTGCATTGACTCGTATGCGCAGCGATAATCCACGCACACAAAACGAAAAGCGCTCTCTTGTAGAGGCTTGCACTGACGGAGACGTAGGTActgttagaaaattattaacagaAGGACGCAGTGTTCACGAGACTACAGAGGAGGGAGAGAGTTTGCTCTCTCTCGCCTGTTCAGCTGGATATTACGAACTTGCTCAG GTACTTTTGGCAATGAGTGCAAACGTGGAGGATCGTGGCATAAAGGGGGATTGTACCCCTTTAATGGAGGCTGCCAGTGCAGGGCATGTAGATGTTGTAAGCTTGCTTATTGCGCATGGAGCTGATGTTAATGCTCAATCTACTTCAG GTAATACACCTCTTATGTATGGCTGTGCGGGTGGTCACGAAGAGGTAGTGCGAGTATTATTAGAAGCAGGTGCCAATGTTGAAGATCATAATGAAAACGGTCATACACCTTTAATGGAAGCAGCTAGTGCTGGACATGTTCCAGTAGCTAAGATCTTGCTAGAACATGGCGCTGGAATTAATACTCATTCCAATGAATTTAAAGAATCCGCGCTAACACTAGCCTGTTACAAAGGTCATTTGGAAATGGTTCGCTTCTTATTAGAAGCTGGCGCCGATCAG GAGCACAAAACTGATGAAATGCACACTGCCCTTATGGAAGCATCGATGGATGGTCATGTAGAAGTAGCTCGTTTACTTTTAGATTCGGGTGCCCAGGTGAATATGCCAACAGACAGTTTTGAATCTCCATTAACTTTGGCTGCTTGTGGAGGTCACGTTGATCTGGCTATGCTCTTGATTGAACGAGGAGCTAATATCGAAGAAGTAAATGATGAAGGTTACACCCCATTAATGGAAGCAGCACGTGAAGGTCACGAAGAAATGGTTGCTTTACTTTTGAGTCAAG ggGCGAACATCAATGCTCAAACCGAAGAAACACAAGAAACAGCACTTACTTTAGCCTGTTGCGGTGGCTTTCTAGAAGTTGctgattttctaattaaagcAGGAGCTGATATTGAATTAGGTGCCTCTACTCCTCTAATGGAAGCTGCACAGGAAGGTCATTTAGAACTCGTTCGTTACTTACTTGAATCTGCGGCAGATGTCCATGCTCAAACTCAAACAGGAGATACTGCATTAACGTATGCTTGTGAAAATGGTCATACCGATGTTGCGGATCTCTTACTTCAGTTTGGTGCTGATCTG GAGCATGAATCAGAGGGAGGAAGAACACCGTTGATGAAGGCATGTAGAGCCGGCCATCTCTGTACAGTTCAGTTTCTTATAACGAAACGTGCAGACGTTAATAGGCaaacaacgaataacgatCACACTCCCCTCTCGCTAGCTTGCGCTGGTGGACATCTTGCAGTTGTAGAACTTTTACTTGCTCAGTCTGCTAATCCGTTTCATAAACTGAAG GATAATTCTACAATGTTGATAGAAGCTGCAAAGGGTGGGCATACTAGTGTAGTTCAACTTCTATTGGATTACCCTCACAGTATTATGATGAGTACACCACATAATGCAACACCTACACCTATGTTGCTcccacaacaacaacagcagcagcaacagcagcagcagcagcagcaacaatcacatcaacaacaacagcaacataTTACACATCAGCAGCATGTGCCCCATCAACAACATGCATCTACGCAGCCACAATCACAccaacaacagcagcaacatGCTGCCGATCAACCACAATCGCAAAATCTTCAACCTAAACACAATACACAAAAATCGTTACTAAGAAAAAACCGATCCGTAACGATGATGCCAGACACAAGTCTTACTTCCGCTGAGGCGCAACAAGTTCGTTCTCAGCCCGCAGGAGAATCAATTGTAACCACTAAAGATGATACCAATATTCTGGATAAAGGTAGTGGAGGATTTACCAATCTTTCAGAACCTAACATCAGCCTCAGCCCTGCTCCAGCGCCAACACCAGGGTTAAATGTTACGGATAGCCGAAAGAATACTCGACAAGAGCAGATCCTACATAAGCAACAAATTTTTGAAGAATTACAA AGGGTAGAGAGAGAACTTCAAATCAAAGGTCCGGGACATTGGTTCTGTAGTGCAAAGAATTCCGTTGTAActcaacaacagcaacaacagcaacaacagcaagaAGATTCTAGTGATCCAGATACATTGTCATCAG GTTTAGTTTGCAGTACAAGTGGCATGTCCGGAAATTCATTAAGTCATCAAGGCACCAGCCAAGCAATGTCACTGTATAATGCATTTCTTAGAGGAAAACGAATTGCACAAGAAGCTCAGTTATCCTTAGCTCCAACCATATCGGAAACTTTTCCCACGACAAATGCTTTCCCTACAtctcctcctctttctcttgcGACGATACCTGTTACATCGTCCGTTCCATTGGCTACTTCAAATACATCTTCAACAACTACGCCAAGTCCTCCAAGTATATCCACCCCTCCCACCGTTATGGCAGTTTCCCAACCCATTACCGCGAGTAGTGATGTTAGCCAGAATACTGCTATAAGTGATCGCCCAAAAGCGAAACCTGTCTCTAAAAAAGAAGGTAAAAATATCCGGAAAGCTTCGTCCAGTGTAATGGCCGGAAAGttgcagcaacagcagcaacaacaacaacaagcTAACTTGATGGCTGGTCTTCAACAGCAATACCAGCAAAAACAACGACAACATACTTATCAAGTCCAACAGGTACACCAGCTGCAACAGCTGAATCAACAATTGCAGTTACAATTGGATCAAGTGCAG gtacagcaacaacaacaaccaCAACAGCAAGctcagcagcaacagcagcagcaacaacaacatcAACAACAGCAATCACAATCACAGCAACAAACTGGAGTAGTAACTGCTAATGGAAATAACATACTTATGCCCACTCAATTAATGTCACATCTTCATCCAACGCACACCCATCATCTTCATGATCAG CAAACAACTCAACAAAATCTAACGGAGCAGGCAGATCCTGACTTAGCAAGATTACATCGAGATGGAGCTTGTCCCTTTGTTGCTGCGGCTCAAAAAGCAAAGGCTCTTTGTACAAGTGAAAgtgttataaaattagaagatGGCACGCATATTCCTTTGGATGAtgcttttgaaatttttcgatcTATTAGTTTTGACGATACTGTTGatg TAGCAACGGAAGATCAAGAAAAGCTTGAATTGAAAAGATTAGAAGTGACAAATGGTAAGGATTctcaacagcaacaacaacaacagcaacaacaacagcagcagcagcaacattTGCAAACCACGCAAATAGTTCAACAAACTACCAGCCCTTATACTTCTCAAGAGTATTTTACCAATCCTGTGTTACCAACTTTGCCTTCGCTTCAAGTAACTAGTGCTGGTGTTCAAATACAAGCTGATATATCAGCAGGTTTGCAGTTAACTGGTCCACAATCCCTACAGAATCAAGCATTTAAAGACGGATATTTGGAAGGTTTTCGAACCCATTTTCAACCACAATTGTTACTGCAATCCTCCCAGATAA CATTTCCAACACAAGCTTTGCCAACTGTAAGCGAAGCAACAGGAATAATAGATAGTATATCCCATCAAACAAATGGTTATGCTCAATCAACAACCTGTAGTACTAATCAGGTTCAAGTGGCTACTCAAACCCAAGCGCCAGCAACAACAACTGCTGCAACCATTGTTGCTTCAGACAAAAAACAAGTTTATACAGCTCCAACGACCGGTAAAGGAAAAAAGGGACGATATCCACTTTTGTCACAGCAACCATCATgtcaacaacaacaacaacaaactGCCAATACCCAACAGCAAACTCCCAATTTTCCCAGTCAGAATTATCAATTGGACCCAACGACAG TTGCTGGTCAGTACACAACAGGTGTTCCAACAGTTGGTGGTTATACTACTAGTCAAGTACCGCCTGCATCATTTTCTTGTATGGACGTGGATTCCGAAACTGACAGTAATCATGATACAGCTTTGACATTGGCATGTGCTGGTGGTCATGAAGAACTCGTTGAACTTTTGTTAAGTCGCGGTGCAGACATAG AACATAGAGATAAAAAGGGATTTACTCCACTTATATTGGCAGCAACAGCAGGTCACCAAAAAGTGGTAGAAATTCTTTTGAATCATGGAGCTGATATAGAAGCTCAATCTGAGCGCACCAAGGATACACCTCTGTCTCTTGCCTGCAGTGGTGGTAGATACGAAGTGGTAGAGCTTCTCCTTAATCGGGGTGCTAATAAGGAACATCGTAATGTTTCTGATTACACACCTTTGAGCCTTGCAGCATCTGGTGGAtacgttaatataataaagctTCTTCTTAGTCATGGTGCTGAAATTAATTCCCGGACTGGGTCAAAATTAGGTATTTCTCCACTCATGCTTGCAGCCATGAATGGTCATGTTG CGGCGGTTAAGCTATTATTAGACATGGGCAGTGATATAAATGCTCAAATAGAGACTAATCGTAATACGGCGCTAACGTTGGCATGTTTTCAAGGAAGACACGAGGTCGTTAGTCTTCTTCTCGATCGAAAAGCTAACGTAGAACATCGAGCTAAG aCCGGCTTAACACCGTTAATGGAAGCGGCTAGTGGAGGATACGTAGAAGTTGGACGTGTTTTACTTACTAAAGGAGCAGATGTTAATGCTACTCCCGTTCCATCATCTCGCGACACTGCCCTCACCATCGCTGCTGACAAAGGACACTGCCGTTTTGTAGAATTATTATTGTCAAG AGGAACGCAAGTAGAGGTGAAgaacaaaaaaggaaatagtCCATTATGGTTAGCGGCAAATGGAGGGCATTTGAATGTTGTTGATTTATTGTATCATGCTGGAGCAGATATTGATTCGCAAGACAATCGAAAG GTTTCTTGTTTGATGGCCGCTTTTCGTAAAGGACATATTAAAGTTGTTAAGTGGATGGTAAATCATGTTACTCAATTTCCAAGTGACCAAGAAATGACGAGGTATATAGCTACTGTCAGTGACAAGGAACTCTTAGAAAAATGTCAGGAATGCGTGAAAGTTATACGTGCGGCAAAGGAAACTCAAGCAGcaaaagcaaataaaaatgCAACGATACTATTGGAAGAACTTGATATGGAAAAGACGAGGGAAGAGTCGAAAAAAGCTGCGGCTGCTCGTAGgagagagcgaaagaaaaaaaagaaacttgagaagaaagaggaaaaacgaAAGTTACATgaagaatataagaaaaatgaaacaaattatgAAGATAAAGAGGAAAATGGGAAGAAATCCGGAGACGAGGAATGCGATAGAGCGGATGATAGTGAACATGAAACTGGAGATAGTTGTGAAAGAATGGACAGTATGCCATCACCGGTTAACAGAAGTCCGGAAGATCCTTACAGAGAGGAAGGCGATAGCGGAATCGATGCGAATAGTCAAGGCAGCTGTAGTAGTAATGACGTCAAAGctagagagaaaaagaaggagaaaaagaagaagaaagctaATAGTCCAAACAACAATGAAAAAGACACGTCTCCCCAAAGATCTCCAAAGTCTGTTGTCACGCAAGGCACTACTTTGTCACAAAATTCTATTACACCAACAAAATCTCAAAATAATACGACCGAAAA GAGAATTATGACCAATGTTTCTAATACAGTATCCGTATCCGCAACCTCTGCCACAATGAGTTCTAGATCTTCGACTGTGAATTGTGGTGAACGCAAATTGAAAGGTCAACTGGTATTTGAATCGTCGAGACATCCTGCCGATAGAGAAGACTTTGAAGCAACTGGCAATGAAACATATATGCCTGGTAAAGGCAAGAAAACTTACAATAATCAGTATGATGGCGACGCATTGAATAATTCTACGAAGTCAAACAACACAACCAGTCCTAAGCAAGCAGGCAAACGTGAAGAAGGCTGGAAAGAAGTTGTACGAAA GGGACAGTCGGATGATTCTGGGAGATTTATGAATTCACCATTCCGTTCAAAGAAAGTGTCTGTTCCACCAAATGCTATTAGTCGAGTTATCGGAAGAGGCGGAAGTAATATAAATGCTATTAGAGGTGCAACAGGAGCGCATATCGAAGTTGAAAAACAAAGCAAATGCCAGGGCGAACGAATTATTACTATTAA AGGATCGTCCGATGCGACAAAACAGGCTCATACATTAATAGCTGCTCTCATTAAAGATCCAGATGTTGATATATTGCAAATGCTTCCAAAATCGAAACTCACAGTTGTTACTACTTCCTCTTGGGATAAAACCGTATCTACTGTAGCT tCGAGCAAAGCAAAGTTGGGTCCTGTAAATAAACCTCCAAGTCTAACGTCTAGTTCCAGTAGTAcgcaaattaataaatctagTTACACATCCGGAGTTTCTACCGTTAATCAGTTGATTCCACTTCGATCGTCGTCAACTATTAAACTCGCTGGACCATTTCCAACGCCTTTACCACGCGCAACAGCACCCAGACTTGTGGCTGCGg CTGAAAAACGAGCTCAAGCTGTGGCAGCCCAGATGGCTTCGTCATCAAACACGAAGACAACAATGTCATATACGAGTGCAATTATGACTGCTGGACGAGCAACAAAAATTGTAACGACAAGTACCACGCAAACGTTTGCAGCGAAGTTATCCGAAATCACTGCCTCAACGCATACATCTACTACCGTTATGCAGTCTACTCATACTACGGTAAACAAGCAAAAATCGTTGCAAGCAAATTCGGTGACTGTTGTATCAGCTACAGCCGCGGCAATGGCTCAGAGTTCGTCTCAACAGTCTGCAGTCAATACATCGCCAAAACACTGCCGACCACTGCCTACTTTGTCTGCTCCACCAACTATGGTCTCCCATTATTCCGGAAAGTCTACTTACTCTCCCGGCTCGAACGTGGCAGTATCACCGGCAACAAGCACTGTGGTTGCATACTGCTCGGAAAGTACCGTCACTTCGACTTGTTCGAACTCCTCGATACGAGTCAGTCCGTCACCTCCGATATCATCGCAATGTCAACAACAGttgcaacagcaacaacagcaagcACGCAGTCCACCACCTATTGCATCAACAATTCAAgagcaacagcaacagcagcagcagcaacaacagcagaCGAATAATACACCTCTCGAATATTCCCTATTCAATGACACGTTTACGAAAGTTACACAACAATCGATGTGGGGTAATCGAGAAAATGAATCTCAGAAGGGTATGAATTTCGCGACCGTAGCTGGTGGTGGTGGAGTGTCCGTTAACATTTCGGGTTCATCCTCGTCTAAATTCATCGATAGCATACCCCCTCAG GTGGATGCTTCGAAAGCTCCTGGATATCGAGGAACAGCTATGTGCTCTCCTGTTTCAAGTAAATCAAACAATACAACTAATACGAACGCGACTAGCATAGGAAGCGGAGGTGTATCATCGAATACCGGCCATAATCCTATTCAACCACCGCAATTTCAGTCGTCCGGAAATTATAATGAACATCCTCTTTCAAGCAAACCACCAGGTAGTTTGGCTGTAGCGCGGCCAGTAATTCCTCAGCAAAATATAGAAATGGGAGCAGCTATGGGAGCTCAGTTTAGTAGACCAGTGTTTCAAGGGGAATTGACAGGAACTCGCAATACAACAACTCATCAGCCGCACGTGATTGCCTCTACATCACAACCGACGTTGGATGTGGGTTTGTTTAAAGGAAACAACATCGGCTATGAGCATCCAACCGTGAATtcaagtttattaaaaatggtaCCAAACGAAGGGCAAGGTCATCCGCTTTTACCTTTTCATCCGCATATGCAGAATTTCGCGCAAACAATAGCGCCATCTGCTTCGGTGAACACTACAGTCAGTATGTCCAGATTAAACCCCAGAGCGCCTGACTTTTCTAGCTCGTTACATTTGAATAGCAAGCCTCAAGTGACAATGTTTAACGCGGGTTCGGCGGCGGCTGGAATGCATCCAAACATGTTCGCCACTGTACCGCCGCCTCCTCCGTCCGCGATTCAGTCTAATAACCTGGCAATGCTTGGAAATTTTCCTTTAGGAAAATATCAGGCACCATCCCGAGCCACTCCCGGCAATACCGGAATCTCGACTAACGGTCAAACTCGTTGGCCGTTTGCTCCACCGCACAATAATTACCCGCCCCATCAAGATCCAATGATAGGCCAAATTGGTTTCTCCAATCATTTGGCAAATTTAACTGCACAACCTGGAAGCATTGATTTGATTACAAGCCTAGAGAATGGCGGTTCACCGGCTATATCACCTTCTTCGCCGGCACAGGTAGCTCAGGAAATGAATCAGCTTAAGATCGAGGATCGTAAAGTACCACGACCCATCGGTACGGAAAGAGCCTGGAAAAATTACGCAACAGCAGGGATGGGACCCGGTGGTGATGCTGATTCCATTAATTGGATGTTGAACAATGAAAAGCTTGTCGGATCTTGGGCGAGTTTGGCACCGGGCATAGACAGACACCAAATGTTCCGATCTAACGCTACTTACAATCGTATATCCAACGTCGATGCCGAACTTCATCACATGATGGAATCTTCATTCCAG GGTCACGTTGATACTCAGCAGCAGCCATTTCCCAATGGAAGCGCGACCACTCTATCTCTAATGCCAGGATTAACCTTATTGCCGGGACAGTTTGGTACGCCTACATTGACAGAAATTCCTCCGAATGAAGCAAACAAAATGGATCCACCAGCATGGGGAATACCAGATACTGTACAAGACAAGCAACATCCG GCATGGAATAAATGGActcattaa